The Alteromonas macleodii ATCC 27126 genome segment GGATGTGGGTAGCTACATTATTGATTTATCCGTTAGTGTCGGTCATCCCGCAAGAGATCATTTTTCGAACGTACTTTTTTCACCGTTACAAGCGAATACTGCCTTCGAAATATGCAAGGTGGGCCTTAAGTACTTTTTTATTTGGTTTAGCCCACTTAGTGTACGGTAACTGGATTGCTGTAGTCATTTCTTGGATTGGCGGTGGCATTTTCGGTTATAGGTATATGCAAACTAACTCGACGCCCGTGGTGGTTATAGAACACGCTATATGGGGCAGTTTTTTATTTACCATCGGGCTGGGATCTTATTTAGTTATCGCGTCGTAGTTATTTATATTAAAAACCGAAACACATGAACGCCAAGGAGTGAGGTGATGTTCAGTGCGCAACAAATATTGCAACCCTCTATTTTAAACAAGCGAGCGGGGCTTTTTTTCCCGCAAACCGACAGCGAACCTTTAATACAAACTTTGCTTCAACAAAGTGACGAAGGTGGCGCAATAAGCAGTTTATCAAGTGCACAGTCGCTACTCTCTCAGCTTTGGGAGAACTTTGTTTATCGATTACCAGGGTTGGCGCTAGGTTTAGTTATCATGGCGGCGTTTATCCTTTTAGCGCCACATATTGCCAAGGTTTTAGTTAAACCGTTAACCCGTACGACCACATCTCCATTGCTGCGCTCAGTCATTCAAAGAAGTGTCAGTTTAGTCTTAATTTTACTCGGTATTTATCTATTTTTGTTCTTAGCTGGGCTCACCGGATTTGCAATCGCGGTGGTGAGTGGTACAGGTGTGGTAGGGCTGATTCTTGGTTTCGCCTTTCGCGACATCGCAGAGAACTTTATTTCTAGCCTACTGCTTACTATTCAACGCCCTTTTAGAATAGGGGATATCGTACAAATCAACGATTTCACCGGCATCATTCAGAAAGTAACGGCACGTGCGACCACGCTGGTGGATTTTGACGGCAACCATATTCAAATACCTAACGCGACTATTTACAAAGGGGTAATCAAAAACCTTACGGCCAACCCGCTAATGCGTGGTCAGTTTGTTATTGGCGTGGGTTACGATGCTGATATACAACACGCACAGCAGATGGCGCAAGAAATTACGTCAGCACAAGACAACGTGTTAATCGACCCTGAACCGCAAATTCTTATCGACGAACTAGGCCCCTCGACCTACAACATCAAGGTTTATTTTTGGGTGGATGTAGAGAAAACGAGTGTACTAAAAATGGCATCGGTGCTGATGCGTAAAATCACCCAAGCCTTCTTAGAGGCGAATATCAGTATGCCTGATGACGCGAGAGAGCGCATTTTCCCTGAGGGTATGCATATTTACCACGCTTCCGAGAAAGACGCTTCAAGCGCTCGTCCTTCTGAAAATGAAGCAAATGAGTTAAGTGAAATAACTACAGGCCAAAAGAACGTAAAAAGCTTGGATAGCGAAAAGAATAGTGGAGCCACAGAAAATCGAAACGAAAGGTCAAGTGCTAAAGGGGCTGGAAATACGCGCCCACAAGACTCGAAAATTAATGATGATGTGTCTTCCGAAGCCCATGAGATACGAGAGCAGGCTCGGAATTCGAGAGACCCAGAAGCAGGAGAAAATATTCTTTAACATTTGTTATGTAAAGGATTATTGGAATGTGTCATTTGCCCTCTTTTCAAATCTAGAAGGGAACCGTGCAAATTGAGCGTGCTTCGGCAAAGCTAGCCAGAGGTGAGGAGATGTTCAGCAAAAGCTGGGCTGGTGGATTTGCTCGTCGCGCTATTAAATAGGCGCGACGGGCGATAGATTACATCTACCAAGGAATCCTTGCCATAAGTTGACATGCGCTTTCATTACGCTGCTGTATTGGTTGAATCCGTCTTGTGACTGTTGCCTGATGTAGCGTTTGAATTCCTCGTGCAGCGACGGCTGCGCAAGCCACTCTTCCCATAATGGCGCTAGTTTGTAGTGGTATTGATTTACCAAGCTTCCTACAGGTTGAATTTCCTCAATAAAAAAAAGATAGAATACATTACGCAATATTTTTGCTTTGTCGCTGGCGCGGCCTTCTGGGCAGCTTACCGCATCAAGCTCGGTTTCAAGCATATTTGTAAGCAATGAGAGGTTTTGCGTTAAGGTTTGTTGTGTATGCCAAAGTGTAGCGGGTAACCTGGCTGAGCGTATAATTTTCAACTGTTGTTCAAGCTCGCTGCTCTCAATAATACTCTCACTATTATTTTCATTCGTAGCCTCTGTTTCTGTATCGCTCGGTGCTGTATTTGAGAAATACATATCGCTCAAGAGCACTTCTTTGTTACTTAAGCTATTGATGTAATAAAGCGCGTTTACGCTAGAAAGTGTGTCTTTATTATTTTCAACTGAAAATAGACGTTCAGGTGTATTAAGCGCCAAACGTAATTCTTGGCTTCCTTGGACTAGGTTTGCCCAAGTTTTGCTGTAGTCTTGCGTTTTTTGTTCACGCCACGATGCGATGGTTGCGGCCAGTGCCGCATTACTCTGGCTAGTTTCGCCTTCTTTAGTAAGCGCCGCCTCGCAGCTTTTAAGCACGGTAAGCAGTTTGCTCTCATAAACAAGCCGTTGGGATGGCAACTGACTTTTTCCTAGTGACGTATTGCGCTCGGCAACTACAGTGCCCAGCTCACAATCTTGCAGCGCATAAAACTCACGCAGGTTTATACTCACGCCTTCAATGGTGTGCTTAAGCGTTGCGGAGTCGGCAAGTTTGGGAAGTGGTGTAGTAATCTTATTGTTAAACGAGTCGGGTAGGGGCATATCGAGCACGCGAGAAAGCCGTGCGGCGTAATCATCAATGCTTTGCTTCACAGTACTACCGCCAAAACAACCCGTTAAAGAAAGTAAGCCCACGCTGATAATGACATTTCGGCAGGCGCTTCTTAAGTGCGAAACTTTTGGTTGCAAGGCTTTTCGTTGAAATTTCCTCACGCGGAGGCACCGGTATGAAGTCCGCGCCCGCCGTCGACATAAATGATTTGTCCTGTGATATAGGGGGCTGATACCAAGAACGACAATGTCTTGGCAATGTCTGCAGGTGTACCTAATTCCCCTAACGGAATACTCGACAATAATTTTTCTTTTTCATCATCACCCATTTCTCTTTCTGGCCACAAAATAGCCCCTGGCGCGATACCATTTACGCGAACATGGGGTGCTAAGTCTATTGCTAGTGACTTGGTCAGTGAGGCAAGGCCTGATTTAGCAATCAAATAAACACTATGCTTGGGAAGTGGACGATCGATATGCATGTCGACCATATTGATAATGCAGCCTTTACTTACCGCTAATGCTGGTGCCAATGCTTGTGACAAAAACAATGGCCCCTTCACGTTACTGCCTATCAGAGATACCCAGTCGTCTTCTGAAATTTCGCCCACCGGAGTGGGGTAAAAACTAGAAGCATTATTTACTAAAACGTCTATCTGACCCCAAATGCCTAATGCTCGCTGCCCAAGTGCACTTACTTCGTCTGAATTACAAAGGTTGGCCTGAAGGCAGATAGCTGAATCCGCTCGCTGATTGTTAAGTTTTTCAGTCAGTGCGAGTGCATCGTCTTTGGAATGTCCATAATGAATAATAACGCGATAGCCTTCGCTATGAAGCTGACACGCCATAGCGGCGCCTATTCGTTTTGCTGCCCCGGTAATAAATGCAACAGGGCCTGAGTTTTTCATAATTAAAGCTGCTCTCTATTTTAAATCGTATGCTGTCTATCTATCGCCTGCATGTTCATTGTTAAGTGGGGGTGGCAACCATACGACGATTAAACGAATGATGGACAAGAAATGCGAGCTAGTTTGCATGTCGCATTAGTGCTTGTAAATGTCGTCTAATATTTGTTTGGCTTGCGCTATGTAGTGCGCGCCAAATAATAACCCGTGATTTAAAATATGGTAAAGCTGGTAAATTGGTTTTCTTAAGCGGTAATTATTTTCGATTGGGGTGTGTTGATGGTAGCCCTCGAAGAATGATTGGGGAAAAACGCCAAACAATTCGGCCATAGCAAGGTCGGTTTCGGCGTCGCCAACGTACACCGCTGGGTCGAATAAGACTGGCCCTTTCTTATTGAATCCCGCGTTACCCGCCCATAAATCGCCATGAAGTAGGGAAGGGTGGGGTTGATGTAAGCTCAAGAGATGTCTTACTCGAGTAACAATATTGTCTATATTGCCATCTTCTCTTTTCCATGTACCAATTGATGCCAAGCGTTCTAGCATGCTACCAATTCGTTTTTCTGCAAAAAAGTCAGCCCAAGACGCCATTTTTCCATTGGTTTGTACACTGGCGCCAATGTAATTGTCATGCGGCCACCCATAGCTGGTGTAGGCGTTAACCGCATGAAGTGCAGCGAGTTGCTGTCCTAAAATGAAATAGTCATTTTCAGTAGGTTCAATAAATCGAACGTGAGAAAGTACCAAATATTCCATATTGGGCGTTTCATTGGCTGTAATTCCATGGCAAATGACTCGCGGGGTAGCAATGGTTTGCGTGTTAGCGATGGCCGCTAGTCCTTCGGCTTCATGAGATAATTGCTGAGTATCATCATATTTGCGGGTTTTAACAAAGTAGCGATGGGTCGTATCCTTTATGATGTAACTTTCGTGCGTATCTCCGCCGCTTACGCGCTGTGCTTTTTGGCAGATAAAAAATTGCTGGGTTTCATCTGAAATATGCTCGCTAATAAAATGCCACATATTGTACGCTCTGCTTGTTCTAATGCTTTTTTCAAGGCGATTGGAGTGTTGAGTGACTACTTTCCTATGGCACACTAGAGCACCTGCAAAGAACCAGTCCAGCAGCCTTTATCGCCTTACACTAAAGTATGGGATAAAAACGGTGAAATGCATAAATTCCTACTCAAAATCTTCCTAAACGAAATCAAACCTTCACAAATTAGCCAATAAAGGCTTTTCGATATTGAAGTTGCCCCTACACTGGTTATAATCCACAACTTGCTTTAATACTGAGAAAACTCAGTAAGTTCGACGCGTATACAGTTTTGCAGTACCAATGCGCTGTATTTTTATGCTGTACTTTAGTCGCTTCAAATAAAGCAAGTTTCGAGTGCTATAAAGCACGATTAAATTTTCAAAAATATGCATGTGGCGCAGAGTAGGCGTCACCACTGTAAAGGAATTAAAATGCCTGTAATTACCCTTCCTGATGGAAGCCAACGCGCTTTCGATAACGCTGTTTCTGTACTAGATGTTGCAAATGATATTGGCCCTGGTTTAGCCAAAGCAACCATTGCAGGAAAAGTAAACGGTGAGTTAGTTGACGCCGTTGATATGATTGACGCGGACGCACAACTTCAAATTATTACTGCAAAAGACGATGAAGGTTTAGAAATTCTTCGTCACAGTTGCGCGCACTTGTTAGGTCACGCTATCAAACAACTTTGGCCTAACACCAAAATGGCTATCGGCCCTGTTATCGACAACGGTTTCTACTACGATGTTGATATGGAAGAAAGCCTAACCCAGGAAGATTTAGCTAAACTAGAAAAGCGTATGCTTGAACTGGCTAAAACTAATTACGACGTGGTTAAGAACAAAGTTAGCTGGCGAGAAGCACGCGATGCATTTGAAGCGCGCGGCGAAAGCTACAAAATGGAAATTCTTGATGAGAACATCAGCAAGGACGACCGCCCAGCACTGTATCACCACGAAGAATACACAGATATGTGTCGTGGCCCTCACGTGCCAAATATGAAGTTCTGCCATCACTTCAAACTGATGAAAGTGGCGGGTGCTTACTGGCGTGGCGATAGCGACAACAAAATGCTTCAGCGTATTTACGGTACTGCGTGGGCAGATAAGAAGCAGCTTAAATCTTACCTACAGCGCTTAGAAGAAGCTGAAAAGCGCGACCACCGTAAAATTGGTAAAGCACTTAACCTTTTCCATTGGCAAGAAGAAGCGCCAGGCATGGTGTTTTGGCACAACGACGGTTGGTCAATTTATACCGAGCTTGAAAGCTACGTTCGTAAGAAACTACGCGAATACGGTTACGACGAAGTAAAAGGCCCATTAATGATGGACCGCTCGCTTTGGGAAAAGTCAGGTCACTGGGACAAATACGCTGAAAACATGTTTACGACTGAATCTGAAAAGCGTGAATATGCCGTTAAGCCAATGAACTGCCCAGGCCACGTACAGATTTTCAATCAAGGTTTGAAGTCGTACCGCGACCTGCCTCTTCGTATGGCTGAGTTTGGCTGCTGTCACCGTAACGAACCATCGGGTGCACTACACGGTCTAATGCGTGTTCGTGGCTTTACACAAGACGATGCTCACATTTTCTGTACTGAAGAACAGATCCTAGAAGAGGTGAGTGGCTGTATTAAGATGGTGTACGAGACATACGCTGCGTTTGGTTTCGAAAATATCAAAGTTAAGCTGTCTACTCGCCCAGAAAAGCGCGTAGGTGCTGACGAGATTTGGGATAAATCAGAAGCTGCGCTTGCAGATGCACTTAAAGCTAATGACATCGAGTTCGATTATCAGCCTGGAGAAGGAGCGTTCTACGGGCCAAAAATTGAGTTTACACTGCACGATTGCTTAGACCGTGCATGGCAGTGCGGAACCGTACAGCTAGATTTCTCAATGCCAGGTCGCTTAGGCTCTACTTATGTAGCAGAAGATGGCGAACGCAAAGTGCCGGTAATGATTCACCGCGCTATTTTAGGTTCACTAGAACGCTTCATTGGAATTTTGACCGAAGAATTTGCAGGTTTCTTCCCACTCTGGTTGGCACCTCAGCAGGTTGTGGTAATGAATATTACCGACAAACAAGCTGAATATGCCTCAGATTGTGTAAAAAAACTGCAAGAATTAGGTTTTAGAGCAAAGTCTGACTTGCGAAATGAGAAGATCGGCTTTAAAATCCGCGAGCACACTTTGAAGCGTATTCCGTATATGCTAGTTGTGGGCGATAAAGAAATGGAAGCGGGCGAAGTAGCAGTGCGCTCTCGTCGCGGTGACGACCTAGGCAAAATGCGCCTGGAAGACTTTATTGCCATGGCTCAACAAGAAGTTGTTGAAAAGACGATTAAGTAGTTGAGCAAATTGTGTATAATACACAATTAAGGTGTCTGCTTTTGGTTTTACTTTGGGTCAACCGACCTCCCAAAAGCAGACAAAAGAATTAAATGTTTGGAGGAATAGCACATTAAAGGCGCTAACAACAAGGCTCAGGGCGACAAAGCCCGCATTAACGATGAGATTAAAGCCAGAGAAGTAAGATTAATTGGCAAAGACGGTGAACAGGTTGGTGTGGTTTCTCTAGCAGAAGCTACTCGTAACGCAGAAGAAGCGGGCCTAGATCTTGTAGAAATCAGTCCGAATGCCGAGCCGCCAGTCTGTAAAGTTATGGACTATGGCAAATTCCTCTTCGAAAAAAGTAAAGCTCAAAAAGAGCAGAAGAAAAAACAGAAGCAAATTCAGGTCAAGGAGATTAAATTTCGCCCTGGCACTGATGAAGGCGATTACCAGGTCAAACTGCGCAACCTGCGTCGCTTTCTTGAAGGTGGTGATAAAGCCAAAGTTACGATCCGCTTCCGCGGTCGTGAAATGGCGCACCAAGACATCGGTATCGATCTACTTAACCGCGTTAAAACCGATTTAGAAGATATCGCTACATGCGAGTCTTTCCCACGTCGTGTGGAAGGCCGTCAGATGATCATGGTGCTAGCCCCAAATAAGAAGTAGTAACGGTCTAAAGTTTTAAGGAATCTGCACCCTTAAACACCTTGCTGCTAAACATTAACCGGTATGAAGTGACTGCAACACGAAAAATACCGATATTAAACAATGCGGAGTTTTAGCAATGCCTAAAATGAAAACTGTAAGCGGTGCCGCCAAACGTTTTAAGAAAACGGGTTCTGGCCGCTTTAAAAGCAAACAGTCTCACTTACGTCACATTCTGACTAAGAAGAGCTCTAAGCGTAAACGTCACCTTCGTGGCAAAAAACTGGTTCATGACTCTGATACCAAATTGGTTCAGCGCATGTTGCCTTACGTATAAGACTTAGGAGACTGATTAATGGCTAGAGTAAAACGCGGCACTATCGCACGTGCTCGTCACAAAAAAGTCCTCAAGCAGGCAAAAGGTTATTACGGCGCACGTTCACGTGTATATCGCGTAGCGGTACAAGCTGTAACTAAAGCTGGTCAATATGCTTACCGTGACCGTCGTCAGCGCAAGCGTCAATTCCGTCAACTATGGATTGCACGTATTAACGCTGCTGCTCGTCAAAATGGTATGTCATACAGCCGTTTCATTAACGGTTTGAAGAAAGCGTCTGTTGAAATCGATCGTAAGATCCTTGCCGACATCGCAGTACATGACAAAGCAGCTTTCAGCGCACTAGTCGAAGCGGCTAAAGGCGCATTAGCTTAATTATTAACTAATTAAGTTTAAGTTCTTTCGGAAAAAGGCGAGCAGGATGCTCGCCTTTTTTCGTTTTTGGGGTTCAGACTTTGTTTTAAACTTATCTAGTCCATAGTTTAACAACGCCCTTCTAATATCCACTTATTGAATATCTGTAGAAAAGCGCGCCTTCTCTAGCTTTACTCTAGGTTTTCATGCGCAAAGAACAAAAGAGTAGGGGGGCTTCTACATGTGGAATTTTAAGCACAAAAAAGCAGAGCCAAAGCTCTGCTTATATTCGCAATTTAGCACTTAGTGCTATTATTTTTTCTCTACACGCCCGTAGCGGTCTGACAACCTAACTATATCATCTTCACCAAGGTATGCGCCCGATTGCACCTCTATAAGCTCTAGAGGGATTTTTCCGGGGTTTTCTAGTGCGTGTACTGCACCGATTGGGATATAGACAGATTCGTTCTCTGTTACTAATTGAGTATTGTCATCAATAGTCACATTGGCACTGCCCGATACCACAATCCAATGCTCAGCGCGGTGGTGGTGCATTTGCACAGATAGTTTTTCACCAGGTTTTACCGTAATACGTTTAACTTGAAAGCGTGCACCGCTGTCAATTGAATCGTAGCTACCCCACGGACGGAAAACTTCGCGATGGAATTCAAACTCAGGACGTTTTTCAGCTTTTAGCCTGTTGACCACGGTCTTAATACTTTGAGCGTCATCTTTATGTGCG includes the following:
- the rpmI gene encoding 50S ribosomal protein L35 codes for the protein MPKMKTVSGAAKRFKKTGSGRFKSKQSHLRHILTKKSSKRKRHLRGKKLVHDSDTKLVQRMLPYV
- a CDS encoding mechanosensitive ion channel family protein; the protein is MFSAQQILQPSILNKRAGLFFPQTDSEPLIQTLLQQSDEGGAISSLSSAQSLLSQLWENFVYRLPGLALGLVIMAAFILLAPHIAKVLVKPLTRTTTSPLLRSVIQRSVSLVLILLGIYLFLFLAGLTGFAIAVVSGTGVVGLILGFAFRDIAENFISSLLLTIQRPFRIGDIVQINDFTGIIQKVTARATTLVDFDGNHIQIPNATIYKGVIKNLTANPLMRGQFVIGVGYDADIQHAQQMAQEITSAQDNVLIDPEPQILIDELGPSTYNIKVYFWVDVEKTSVLKMASVLMRKITQAFLEANISMPDDARERIFPEGMHIYHASEKDASSARPSENEANELSEITTGQKNVKSLDSEKNSGATENRNERSSAKGAGNTRPQDSKINDDVSSEAHEIREQARNSRDPEAGENIL
- a CDS encoding fructosamine kinase family protein — encoded protein: MWHFISEHISDETQQFFICQKAQRVSGGDTHESYIIKDTTHRYFVKTRKYDDTQQLSHEAEGLAAIANTQTIATPRVICHGITANETPNMEYLVLSHVRFIEPTENDYFILGQQLAALHAVNAYTSYGWPHDNYIGASVQTNGKMASWADFFAEKRIGSMLERLASIGTWKREDGNIDNIVTRVRHLLSLHQPHPSLLHGDLWAGNAGFNKKGPVLFDPAVYVGDAETDLAMAELFGVFPQSFFEGYHQHTPIENNYRLRKPIYQLYHILNHGLLFGAHYIAQAKQILDDIYKH
- the infC gene encoding translation initiation factor IF-3, producing MKGANNKAQGDKARINDEIKAREVRLIGKDGEQVGVVSLAEATRNAEEAGLDLVEISPNAEPPVCKVMDYGKFLFEKSKAQKEQKKKQKQIQVKEIKFRPGTDEGDYQVKLRNLRRFLEGGDKAKVTIRFRGREMAHQDIGIDLLNRVKTDLEDIATCESFPRRVEGRQMIMVLAPNKK
- the rplT gene encoding 50S ribosomal protein L20, which produces MARVKRGTIARARHKKVLKQAKGYYGARSRVYRVAVQAVTKAGQYAYRDRRQRKRQFRQLWIARINAAARQNGMSYSRFINGLKKASVEIDRKILADIAVHDKAAFSALVEAAKGALA
- a CDS encoding DUF3080 family protein, yielding MRKFQRKALQPKVSHLRSACRNVIISVGLLSLTGCFGGSTVKQSIDDYAARLSRVLDMPLPDSFNNKITTPLPKLADSATLKHTIEGVSINLREFYALQDCELGTVVAERNTSLGKSQLPSQRLVYESKLLTVLKSCEAALTKEGETSQSNAALAATIASWREQKTQDYSKTWANLVQGSQELRLALNTPERLFSVENNKDTLSSVNALYYINSLSNKEVLLSDMYFSNTAPSDTETEATNENNSESIIESSELEQQLKIIRSARLPATLWHTQQTLTQNLSLLTNMLETELDAVSCPEGRASDKAKILRNVFYLFFIEEIQPVGSLVNQYHYKLAPLWEEWLAQPSLHEEFKRYIRQQSQDGFNQYSSVMKAHVNLWQGFLGRCNLSPVAPI
- the thrS gene encoding threonine--tRNA ligase, producing the protein MPVITLPDGSQRAFDNAVSVLDVANDIGPGLAKATIAGKVNGELVDAVDMIDADAQLQIITAKDDEGLEILRHSCAHLLGHAIKQLWPNTKMAIGPVIDNGFYYDVDMEESLTQEDLAKLEKRMLELAKTNYDVVKNKVSWREARDAFEARGESYKMEILDENISKDDRPALYHHEEYTDMCRGPHVPNMKFCHHFKLMKVAGAYWRGDSDNKMLQRIYGTAWADKKQLKSYLQRLEEAEKRDHRKIGKALNLFHWQEEAPGMVFWHNDGWSIYTELESYVRKKLREYGYDEVKGPLMMDRSLWEKSGHWDKYAENMFTTESEKREYAVKPMNCPGHVQIFNQGLKSYRDLPLRMAEFGCCHRNEPSGALHGLMRVRGFTQDDAHIFCTEEQILEEVSGCIKMVYETYAAFGFENIKVKLSTRPEKRVGADEIWDKSEAALADALKANDIEFDYQPGEGAFYGPKIEFTLHDCLDRAWQCGTVQLDFSMPGRLGSTYVAEDGERKVPVMIHRAILGSLERFIGILTEEFAGFFPLWLAPQQVVVMNITDKQAEYASDCVKKLQELGFRAKSDLRNEKIGFKIREHTLKRIPYMLVVGDKEMEAGEVAVRSRRGDDLGKMRLEDFIAMAQQEVVEKTIK
- a CDS encoding pteridine reductase; the protein is MKNSGPVAFITGAAKRIGAAMACQLHSEGYRVIIHYGHSKDDALALTEKLNNQRADSAICLQANLCNSDEVSALGQRALGIWGQIDVLVNNASSFYPTPVGEISEDDWVSLIGSNVKGPLFLSQALAPALAVSKGCIINMVDMHIDRPLPKHSVYLIAKSGLASLTKSLAIDLAPHVRVNGIAPGAILWPEREMGDDEKEKLLSSIPLGELGTPADIAKTLSFLVSAPYITGQIIYVDGGRGLHTGASA